In the Atribacterota bacterium genome, AAACTAGTACAACGCTATATTCCTTTATATTTATATCATGGGCATGTATCATAAACATAATTATTAGAATAATACATTGGAAAAATCTGATCTAAATCACAGATGTTACTCCATATAGTACTAAAATTGTCTTTATCAGAAAAATATGTACCCCCGATTACAGGTGGAATATCATAATAAGTATCTGGAACCATATAAATCCCTCCGTATAGCTTCGCTGTGTTATAAGCAATAAAATTGCCTATAATAACAGGGACGTTGCCCGCACAAGATTCTATAGAAATTCCACCACCTACAGTTTCTGCTATGTTGTAAGTAATGATATTTCCTTTTATAATGGAAGAGCTGTTTCTAAGAACCTCAATACCTCCACCAGAAAATGATTCATTGTATTTAATGGTATTGTCCAGAATAATTGCTGAACTATCATCAACATAGATTCCTCCTCCTGCATTATTTTGAATGACATTTTTCTGAACAGTGGGTGAACAACCATTTATTTTTATCCCACCACCCAGACCTTCCTCTCCGTTTTGAATGGTAAACCTTTCTATGGTAATATTGTCACTATATTCAATTGAAAGCACACTCCCATTTCCTCCACCATCAATAATGGTCGTTGCTACAATATCTGGATCTGAAGGATCATTGCTTCTGGGGTTATGCCATTCTTATACTTAAATTTGATGTTTTCCAGATATATTTCAGGGCAGACGAAGTTAATCCAGATTAATATTTTTCAAGATACAAAAAGAATGCTTAGTTGTTATGATAATTACTTTTACCTTCGATCTATGCGATCTTTTTTATATATTTCTGATATAAAGATGATAAAGAGGTTTCTTTTGGCAACCTTCAGAATGATTGATTTTCAAGATTGATTAAGTAATTTGTAGATTGTTGCTACAATAGGAACTCCTAACAAAATTCCTAAAAAACCCATTAGTCCCGTTCCCACAACAATTGCAGCAAATACCCATATTCCAGGAAGGCCAATTGTATCACCTACAATTTTTGGATAAATAAAATTACTTTCAATTTGTTGTAAGATAATAATAAATATTAAGAAAATAACTGCACTAAACCAATCAACAACTATAATTAATAGAATGCCAAAGGCTGCCCCTATATAAGCTCCCACCATTGGAATAATAGAAGATAATCCAACTACAGAGCCAATAGTAGTTGGGTAAGGTAATCTCAATATTATCATGCCGATAGTGCATAGAATACCTAATATAACTGCTTCTTTAAATTGTCCCAGAAAAAAACTGGAAAATGTATCATTTGTTATTTTTATAATTTTAGCTAATCGTTCTCTTGTTTTACTGCTCAAATAAGTATTACTTAATTTCTGATAATTCTTTTTCACAGTATTTTTATCAAACAAAATATATATACTAAATATTATTGCTAGCACAAATTCAATAATTTTACCAAAAACAATCCCAATAAAAGATACCGAGCCAAACGTCCAGCTGTTCATAATTTCCAGACTTTTATTTAGTGCAGCTTCACCACTTATATCCAACTCCTTAATTCTCTGTTTGATAATTGGGTATTTTTCTGAATGACCTATAATCCATTCTACAGTTTTCTCGTACATTGTTGGCAATTGAGTCGACAATAAATGGATAAATTGACTTATTTGGGGAATCAGAATGTACAAAAACAAAAATAATACTAATACAACCGTAAATATAGATAAAAAAATACATACGGTCCTGCGGGTCTTTAAAATAAACCCATTGCAGCTATTGGGAAAATATATTCTCTCATACCTACTGACAATTATATTTAATACGAAAGCAATGCCTGCACCAAGAAACAAAGGCGATATTATCCCCCAAATGAATTTTATCAGGTTAATAAAGCTGTTAAAATTTAAAACTATTAAAAGAATTACAGCTATTTGTATAATTAACCTGGTTGTTGTTTTATAGAAATCATTATTTTCATTTGGTGACATCTAGAATCCTTTGCATTTTAAGTAAGTATTTGTGCATATTTTAGCATTTTCCTAAAAAGGAGTCTATAAAAAAGGTGGTTTAAAAGGTCAGGAATAATAGACTCCTTATATTTCTGCCTGTTGAAATCCGATTCCGATGTCCTTTTATTTTCGTAATTCTATACTGTATACACTTATTCTTGAATCATCACCACTTTGAAAACTATTATCATCCCTGGCATGCACTCTGATATAGTAACTACCGCTAAGACTACTGACATTTAAAGTATTTGTGCTTCTATCAAATTTTCTATTTCTTTCCAGTCTTGCATCAGCATCAGTATCATAATTACCATGTTTGGAAGATGATGAAACGACCAGATAACTCATATTTCTGTCGTAATCATCACCAGTATTGCTCCAATCAATAACTATGCTATTAATGCATGTAAGGTCTATCGGATAATCTGTAACATAAGACCTTTCGGCAAATGCACCATAATCTCCAGCTGTTAAATATAAATAATTATTATCTTTGCTATAGTAGCCTGATCCTTCGATATACCCATAAGTCCAATAATGATCATACTCATCTCCATTGTAAATATACCCGGGCGCACATCTAAAATTAGCAGTTACTAGGGCAGCTTCTGCGGGCATGGTGAAGGTGGTACTGGCACTGGTGGCATCCTCAAAGGTGCCAACTGACGTAGTACTCCAGTTGATAAATTCATACCCAGCTTTTGCAACTGCCGAGATACTCAACAACATACCTTCAGTATAGGGACTGGTGCTTGTGTTATCTATTACCGTTCCGCTTCCTATCGGATTGACGGCCATGGTCAAGGCATAAGTAGGCACAAAGTTAGCGGTATAGTTTACATTGGCAGCAGCCATGGTAAAGTCATGGATGGAATGTGTAGAAACGATCGCATTACCGTTATCATCATCAGTCCAATTCACAAAAATAAAACCAGTATTAGGAGTAGCTATAATCTGAACTGCGTCACTCACATGATAGATTCCCTCACCGGTTGCTGTACCGGAATTTATAGGAGTAACAGATAAGGCAAGAGAGTAATCAACAGCTAGCCACTGAGCATAGACGGTGATGTCATCTGTTATAAATGTTGATCCGGTAAATTCGGTTCCAGATCCATCTGATTCTGTATTCCAGCTGGTGAAGGTATAATTAGCCCTGATTGGTGGTGTGGGCAATGTCCCTAAACTCTGCCCGCTTTTTTTCTTCATAGTGATTGGATTTGCTGTTGTATCACCGCCATTTTCATCAAATGTTACAGTGTAGGTTGGGATTGGTGGTGGGCTAGGAGTGGGTGATGGTACTGGTGGATGCAGGAAATCCTGGATAGCCTTAGCAACCTGGATTGAGATGGTGGGATCTCCCCCACCCTCTATAATACGACAAACTACACTAGAAACATCACTAAAACAAGGATCAGCCATTATGATAGCACAATCAATTTCAGAAAGAAGTGCTCCTTCTTCGAGTATAGCCTGGACAATAAGAGCAGCAGCAGTGCTTAGACAATCAACTGTCCCCAAGTCATACTCTGTGCCGGCTTCTACCACACATGTCAACTGCTCTAACCTTACTCTCTTTTTGACCACTTCTAAGAGATAGGGACCGCCAGCAGGTACCAGAACCTGATAGTAGCCTTCTCCATCAGTGATTGCGATGGCTATCACCTGTGATGTAACAGGATCAATAATATGGACTGCGGCATAGGGAAGAGTCTCTCCGGTTAAGCTTTTGCTCTGTGTCCCTACCGGGACCAGGGCCTGTCCTTTCAGGATACCCTCGTTGAGGTGAGGTGTAGGCAGGCAGCTGCCTAATAATAAAGATAAAAGCAATATCAAAAGAAAAAGTAAATTATTTTTCTTTATCAATATAAACCTCCTAAAATTACATAATCTAAGAATAATCTAAGAAAAGAGATAATACTCTTCTGGTAATACGGGCTATATCCCGGGCATAATAAATTCTCCTGGAGTAGGATTTTGTATAATTATACCCTAAATTATCAAAGAAAAAATGTCAACCAGAAAATTATCTTCTGTATTTATTTTTATCTTTACAACGACTCTACTGGCTAACTATTCTGCTATTTGTTTAGCTGCTTAAAAAGGAGTAATATCGCTGACGGCGATTTCATATTTTTCTTATATCAAACAGAAAACATTTCCCTTTAATTATTTTTTTAAAGTTTTCTTGCGCCTGTGGCAATAGACGTCGGCGAAAACCGATTAAGCAATGTTGCCTCATCTGACCAGGAATCTTCATAAAACCCAATTATGGCAAAACCAGCCGCTATCTGCCCGTCAATCTGGGTATTCAATGAATGACTGAACTGTGCCGGGTTTTTATTCGCTTCCCATTGAGTTCTTTGGCTGTTGTTAAGATCATGAGGTTCTGAAAATGGTAATTTTCTTTTTACAATTAATTCCCCGCACTTTTCTGCTTCTTCATGGTCAAATAGAAAAAAAGAGGGATTCATAACCCCTGCCAGCAGGTCTCCACCGTTTTTTAAAATACGGTGACACTCTGACCAAACTGTTGTTACATCAGGGACAAAGACATTGGAAATCGGATGGAATATCAGGTCAAAACTTTCATCAGCAAATTCACAAAGGCTTGCCATATCACCCTGGACACTGCGTATCTGAAGCCTGTCACGTTTTGCAACATCACAATCTTTCTTAAGCTGCTCTTCAGAAAGGTCAAAGCTGACTACTTTTGCACCCGCAGCCGCCAATATCGGTGCCTGCTGTCACCCCTCCCCTGAAGCCAGACACAGAACATTTTTATCAATTAAGTTACCAAACCAGTAATTTGGCACAGGCTTATTGGGTGTAAGTATTACCTGCCAGCTACCCTTGCGGGCAGATTCAATAATATTCGGAGAAACCGGTGTAGACCATCTGCTTCCCTGTGAAGATTCCAGATTCCATGTTTGTCTGTTATGTTCAATTATATCCATGTTCATTCTCAAATTTTATTAAATATTAAACTGGGAGTAACTCTAAATTTACTTATTATATCTATGGTTAAATATAAATACAAGTCATAAGACATCGAACAAAAAACAATTCCCTATTTAACTTACTCTTAAATGATTTTTTCTGATGAGTCACAAAAGATAATTTACCAATTCATCGCACCGGGGATTATTCTCGGTCATAAGTGGATACTTTTATTACATCATCAGCGTTTAGGATAATTGTTTAATTAAACAAAGATGTTATTTTTTTGTGAAACCAACTTTTTTGGCATAGCCATCATGTAAGCCTATAACAAGTTTTAACATAAACTCTCTTTGTGAGAGATCCAATTCCTCGGCCTTACTTGTAATATAATCTTCAAAATCTTGGTATTTGAAATTTAAGACCTGGGTAAGAGCATCCAGGTGGAAGTGCCAGTTGGCAAGGAATGTAGCCACATATTTTTCCCCTGTACCATCGTATCTCCTCTTACTATTTTGCTATTCAAGTAATTCAACACTATATACATTGATTGTAGATCTACCACTCCATCCATCATCTATGGCATGAATTCTAATATAATAAGTGCCTGTTAAAGTGCTGACATCTATAGTATCAATTCTTCTGGTGAAAGATTTTATCCTTTCTAAATTTATATCATTATTATTATAACTACCAAACTTTGAAGATGCTGACACAACAAGATAACTTTTATTATTTTCGCCATCCCAGCCGATATTTTCCCAGTCTATAACTATACTATTGATGCAGGTGAGGTCTACCGGATTATCAGTAACGTAACTTCTTTCTGAGGTTCCTCTAACGTGATCAGCATTTAGATAGATGCTATCTGTATACAGATATTGACTTCCGTCTCCGATGCTATAACCGTTAACCCAGATAGGATTATAAGTACTTCCATTATAGATATAACCGGTTTGTGGACATTCAGTGCCTGTAATATCCTCTGGCATATCGTATGGAGGGAAGAACCCTTCACAGCCGCTAAAATAAATTATAATGAGAGATAATATAATGAAAGACAAGAACTTACGGATATTTTTCATAGGAAAACTCCTTCTTATTATTTAAATTTACTTTTTAACTTTTTACTTAAAAATCTATATCTACTTCGTCTACTATCCACCACACATCAGCAGCTCCGCCATAATATGATAATCCCCTGGTCCCAAATTCAGCTTTAGTGCTGTTTGAACCACCGCATCCCATAACAGTTCTGTTAACTTGAGCATCTACTATTGCCCTGGGATTGCCTAACTTATCCTATTCAAAAGATATATCATTGATACCCGAATATACATCAATAATTAGATTTGTACATAATCGTCTAAGCAAAATAATTTTTCACAATATGGTTCGACAAATTGTTTATAACCATTCTCACTGCAATACCAATATGCATTCCACCCGTCTTGGGCATTAATTGCCGCCTAAAAGCTATCTACTGCATCTTCAACTCTCTTGGTTTCTAACTCTATATCTATTTCAGTATTACTGACAATAATAGAATCACAACCGGATAAAAACAAAGCAAATAACAAAAAGATAGAAAAGTATAATATTTTTTTATTCAAAATAGTCCTCCTGCATGTATTTAAAATTAACTTTAATATTTTAGCATACAGTTTTGTATAATAACAGAGCCAAACAAAAATAAATATAACAAACAGGAACAAACAAATACAATCAAACAGGAGGCGTTTCTCTGTGTCAGCCTCTTCTAATCTAGTACAAAGGTAATCCTGTTAATCTGCCAGCTGCCTTAGAAAACAGTTATCTAATTCTTCGAGGTAGTTCAATGCTTTTAAGACCAGCTGATCAAGTTCTTTACCAAACAGAATTTCTCTTCTTGTATTAAGCATAAATTTTATAGGTGCTTTTTCTGCAGTATTTGGTGAGGGCATTGAAGAATCTTTCATAATCAACATCAGAGGAGAAGATGCTTTGTTGATTGATACCTCTGGCTATAATGTGATGGGTTCCAGTACTGCTTTTAATACGGTCAGCTATAGGTATTAGAGTTCCTCTTGTAATGAGATAATTTGTAAAAATTCTATAATATCAGAGAAAAGATGTCAAACAGAAAACCTTCCCCCGTGTTTTCCTGTGTTTTATCAGTCAACCAGCCCGACAATCTGCATATCTCTAGGATGAATCACCGAATAAACGATACCAATTTCGATTTTATCATGAGGTTCCAACAAATATTCCCACATCCAAACTCCCTTTTTATCGTTCCAATCCTTCACTTTAGGTTCTGGCGTAACCTGATCAATGTTAATTTGTATTCGATCATCTTCGGAGATAGGAACCGTTTCAAAAATTTCAATAAATGAATTCATATCCTGAAAATTTTCTACTGTGATTTTATATTCATATTTTGTGGTTATCTTCAAAGATGGTATATTTGCAATCACTGTCTGATCCCTAAATTTCTTTAAAAGTTCTCTTTTCACTTTTACATTTTCGGCAATACCCAAAGAAAGATCAAAATCTTCTCCCGGAGGGATATAACCAATGGCAGTATCTCCTGTAAAACCACTATCTAAAAAGATATTCACTTGACCCGGCAATAAAGGAATGGCTAAGTCATTTTCCAGAAAAGTATTAAAATATACAAAAGGATTTCCCCTGGGAAAAGTCTTATAGTTAAATGCACCTGACATTTCTTGTTCAGAAATTAATATTTTTTCCTGCTTGCTACCCGAATAGATAGAAGTCTTTTCCGGAATATTAAAAGTTACACTGGTGCCACCATATTCAACAGGCACTGAAAATTCCTGTTCCGCTACAGCACTCATAGAAACCGCGTCTGTATCTTCCCGGAATGCCATTGGAGCTTCCATTTTTTGACCTATTCTTTGATCAGGCTGATAAGGTCTTAAAATCCAAGGCACTATCGGAGGTAATTGTCCTGAAATAGTTGGCCTGGCAGTGGATAGGAATAAAGATACATCCTTCCAATCGGTCCCGGTGGCTTGTCTGACCAAAGCATAGGTTATGAAATCAATCCGATTTTCACTGATATCTATCCTCGCATCATAAACAGGTTCCCAACTTACCTCCCCGCTGATAAAATAGGATAAAATAATACTAAAATTACTTTTCCGTAAGACTTCTAAGTCTACAGATATGACTTTTTTTGTTTCTCTTTGACTATCGGAAATTAGGAGAATCTGCTTTTGCAAGTAATCAATCTTTGCCTGATTTGTCTCAAGTTCAAAATCGCAGATCAGGGTTTGGTTATAATTTTCCTTTAGCTTGTCATTTAAAAAAGTATAGATATCTTCCAACTGTTCAGTTGAGGGTATGAGGGTTGAAGTGTTCCCGGAGTTTCCGTACATCCTTTGGTCTTGAAAAAGATAGATAATGGAATTTAAAAATTCTTTCTTATCGCTCAAACCGCTCTTCTCATTTGTGATTCTTTTATTTTCTCTCTCCAGATTGCTGATTTCATTCTGCAATTGCCTTATTTTTTCTTCTGGTTCTTCCGACAAAATTTCCGTTTCGATGCTAACCCCGGTAACTTTCGCGTTCTCCTTCCCTGTCTGTAAAGTTTCTACATTAATTGTTTTTTCATCAAATACTTCTAAAATATTATCAAAGATGACGCGGTAACGCCCCTGGTCCAGTTCGACCTTCCCTTCTCTCACGATCATCGCTGATTGAGGATAAACATAGACTTGACTTATCTTGGAATCTATCCAAATATCTTGTAGAATAGCCATCGATTGAAATTGAAGAGGGATAACTAAAAAGGTCAAGAATACTATTAAATAAATGATTCTTTTCATTTTTTACCTCCTAAGATCTCTTGAAAAGTACACCTAACAGCATAAATAAGAACATTCTTTTTTGGAATCTAATTAACATTTGCCTTACCTCGTTTTAAATAATATTTTTTAGAAATTATAATTAGAAGTTAAATATTTCTATAATTGTTCATTAAAAAGACCTCTTTGTCAATTAAATATTAGAAATCAAAGAACAATCATTGTAAAATTAAGAAGAAATAGCCCACTCAAAGAGGAGATCTTGAAGCTGTAGGTCCCTTGATAAAACATAAAAATAGAAAGGGAGATATTATAATGACCTTGTCACAAAATTATTTTTTGCATAACAAAATTAATCGAAAAATAATAATAGATTGATTGTCCTGACAAATAACAAATTTTATAGAGTCCGAATCCTCGGCCTTACTTGTAATATAGTCTTCAAAATCCTGGTATTTTCCATTTACTTTTTTGCTTCTTAGTTAAAAATCTGTATCTAAAAAAGATCTATATCTACATTGTCTACATACCACCCATCTTCCCAATATGGTTCGATATCACAATATGTTAATTCCATGGTCCCAAATCTAGCTATTGTATTGTTTAAAATACCGCAGTTCATAATAGTTCTATTCACTTGAATATCTATTATTGCCCTGAGATTACCTGACTCATCCCATATAAAAGAAATATCCCGGATATAAGCATATATATCAACAATTACCTTAGTAGTACCACATACATGTTTAATATAATCGAGTTGTTCAAAATATGGATCGACAAACTGTTTGGTTGCTGGATATATTACAAAGCCATAATCAAACCCCGGAGAACAAGCCCAAGCAGCATGGTATTCGTCTTGAGAATCGATAAATGACCAAAAATTATGTACTGCATCTTCAACTCTCTTGGTTTCTAACTCTATATCTATTTCAGTATTGTCAACAATAATAGAATCACAACCGGATAAAAACAAGGCAAAAATAAAAAGAATAGAAAAGTAAAATATTTTTTTATTCAAAATAGTCCTCCTGGTTTTATAATTAACTTTAATGCTGTAGAAAAAAGAAAAATCTATTGTAAATATAGCACTTATTTTTACACCACAACAGAACCAAAAATGAACTATTTTGGACAGGTTTTTATGCAGATATGATGAATTGTTTCAAAGCCTTTCGGCTGGAGATATTTAACTTCTGATAAACCGATTGCAGATGCCCTTTGACAGTGCTGACCGAAATACCTAACCGTTTAGCACATTCGTGATTGTTAAATCCACCAACTACACTCAAAGCTACCTGATACTCCCGACGGGTTAGTAAGCTGGTAATATTTTTATGGGTAAGTATATTGTGAATTTTTAGCCAGGGAGGAGATATTTGCCGGTGCAAAGACAGTACTGGCGTCTGAAACCGGGGATAGGCTTTTTTAAGACATCTCTCCCCAATGCCCAGCAGAGAGGAGATGCTTTCAGCTACAGGTGAAATAAAGCCTTTTGGAAGACAGATATTCACCGCATGCAGCAATGTATCATATGCCTTATCCATGTTTTGCAGATAAACATACCCGTGGGCTAATATGATATAAAGATAAACATCTTGAATACCGGAACCGGAAGAAGAAGAAAAAGACAGTGTAGCTTCAGCAGTACTGACCAGTTGTTTTATCTGTCCTAATGCCAGCATACCTTTAGCACGCAAATAAAGAGCCATCGGGCAGGAAGAGTAAGGTAAATCATTCAACACGCCTTTTAAAATCCAGTCAGGGCAATTCTCTGGAACGTATGCGCTAAGAGCCAGCAAACCCTGAACGAGTTCAACCATGCGGCATATTCCAGGTGTATCTGAGTGTCTATGTCTTAATTCTTTCAATTTGTTCCAGGTAGCTTGAAAAGCCTTTAAGTCTCCTACTCCAATTTTTGCAGCTGTTGAGATAGCAAGGGCATGTAAATAACCCGGACTGTCATCTCTCACACCATCAATGCATCCCGCTGCTTTCTGATAATCACCTTGCATATATGCGATTTCACCTATTAATTGTTTTCTTTGCAAATTGTCTGTGGTTGAATCAATCATCTGCTGAACGCTATCCATTTGCATAATAGTACTATCCAGGAGAAAAAAATTCGGCCAATAGTGGCTTTTCTTTTCTGCAGAAGCAAGTCGTGGGTCTACAGGTTTAGACACCCCGGAGGGAATCATCCACATATGCCCCACACGTCTGGCACCGGATATTCTGCCCTCAGCACAATATACTTGTACTCGCCGCTGGCTAATACCCCAAAGCCTGGCAACTTCTTTGCTTGAAATTTCGGACATATGCTATATCCTTTTAGAAAATCCTATGATATTATTTCCTTTGCATCATTCATATTATATTCGTTTATGCGAATAGATACAAAAAAATTTTTAAAGTAAGATATCAGGGAGGTATTTTGCTAGCTAACTAACGCGGTACCTTTTCCCAGCTTCACAGGAGAGATTATATAGCCTAATCCTTTGCCTCTTCTTTGATTATTTTTAGAAGATTAGAAACTATGTGAGGTTGTGAAATCTAATTCTGTTAACACAGGATCTGATTCTCATTTCTTGATTATATTTGTTATATGTCAAATGTGAAAGCCCCATGTCTTCTCACACAAAGAACCGTCTCCTGTGTTCAGTCTGCTCCTCATCACTTATTAAAGGAAGGTGTAATTGATCTACTGTATCCTTGCTAACCTGACCGTTAATAACTATTTCCTCCCCTGCCTTTCTTAAAGTATCATAATAATTTTTAATATTCTTACTAACTAAAGGAGGTAAGTTTTCTAATGGCTCATTTAGGGCTTCTCCGCAATTACGGTAAACTTCTAAGAAAAAATTTTGCATCTTTCCAATTGCTCTTAATATATTAAAATTATGCTCTCCCGGAAATCCGGAATTTGCAATAAAAAATTACTGTGGAAATTTTTTAATCCTTCTCTTATGATAGAAGCTGCCATCTTCATTTTTATCGATATAAGGAGTTGCCAGGGGAAGAAAACGATCAGTAAAATTCT is a window encoding:
- a CDS encoding class I SAM-dependent methyltransferase, yielding MAAAGAKVVSFDLSEEQLKKDCDVAKRDRLQIRSVQGDMASLCEFADESFDLIFHPISNVFVPDVTTVWSECHRILKNGGDLLAGVMNPSFFLFDHEEAEKCGELIVKRKLPFSEPHDLNNSQRTQWEANKNPAQFSHSLNTQIDGQIAAGFAIIGFYEDSWSDEATLLNRFSPTSIATGARKL
- a CDS encoding AI-2E family transporter; protein product: MSPNENNDFYKTTTRLIIQIAVILLIVLNFNSFINLIKFIWGIISPLFLGAGIAFVLNIIVSRYERIYFPNSCNGFILKTRRTVCIFLSIFTVVLVLFLFLYILIPQISQFIHLLSTQLPTMYEKTVEWIIGHSEKYPIIKQRIKELDISGEAALNKSLEIMNSWTFGSVSFIGIVFGKIIEFVLAIIFSIYILFDKNTVKKNYQKLSNTYLSSKTRERLAKIIKITNDTFSSFFLGQFKEAVILGILCTIGMIILRLPYPTTIGSVVGLSSIIPMVGAYIGAAFGILLIIVVDWFSAVIFLIFIIILQQIESNFIYPKIVGDTIGLPGIWVFAAIVVGTGLMGFLGILLGVPIVATIYKLLNQS
- a CDS encoding right-handed parallel beta-helix repeat-containing protein, translating into MDGGGNGSVLSIEYSDNITIERFTIQNGEEGLGGGIKINGCSPTVQKNVIQNNAGGGIYVDDSSAIILDNTIKYNESFSGGGIEVLRNSSSIIKGNIITYNIAETVGGGISIESCAGNVPVIIGNFIAYNTAKLYGGIYMVPDTYYDIPPVIGGTYFSDKDNFSTIWSNICDLDQIFPMYYSNNYVYDTCP
- a CDS encoding LuxR C-terminal-related transcriptional regulator, translating into MSEISSKEVARLWGISQRRVQVYCAEGRISGARRVGHMWMIPSGVSKPVDPRLASAEKKSHYWPNFFLLDSTIMQMDSVQQMIDSTTDNLQRKQLIGEIAYMQGDYQKAAGCIDGVRDDSPGYLHALAISTAAKIGVGDLKAFQATWNKLKELRHRHSDTPGICRMVELVQGLLALSAYVPENCPDWILKGVLNDLPYSSCPMALYLRAKGMLALGQIKQLVSTAEATLSFSSSSGSGIQDVYLYIILAHGYVYLQNMDKAYDTLLHAVNICLPKGFISPVAESISSLLGIGERCLKKAYPRFQTPVLSLHRQISPPWLKIHNILTHKNITSLLTRREYQVALSVVGGFNNHECAKRLGISVSTVKGHLQSVYQKLNISSRKALKQFIISA
- a CDS encoding InlB B-repeat-containing protein; this translates as MIKKNNLLFLLILLLSLLLGSCLPTPHLNEGILKGQALVPVGTQSKSLTGETLPYAAVHIIDPVTSQVIAIAITDGEGYYQVLVPAGGPYLLEVVKKRVRLEQLTCVVEAGTEYDLGTVDCLSTAAALIVQAILEEGALLSEIDCAIIMADPCFSDVSSVVCRIIEGGGDPTISIQVAKAIQDFLHPPVPSPTPSPPPIPTYTVTFDENGGDTTANPITMKKKSGQSLGTLPTPPIRANYTFTSWNTESDGSGTEFTGSTFITDDITVYAQWLAVDYSLALSVTPINSGTATGEGIYHVSDAVQIIATPNTGFIFVNWTDDDNGNAIVSTHSIHDFTMAAANVNYTANFVPTYALTMAVNPIGSGTVIDNTSTSPYTEGMLLSISAVAKAGYEFINWSTTSVGTFEDATSASTTFTMPAEAALVTANFRCAPGYIYNGDEYDHYWTYGYIEGSGYYSKDNNYLYLTAGDYGAFAERSYVTDYPIDLTCINSIVIDWSNTGDDYDRNMSYLVVSSSSKHGNYDTDADARLERNRKFDRSTNTLNVSSLSGSYYIRVHARDDNSFQSGDDSRISVYSIELRK
- a CDS encoding mucoidy inhibitor MuiA family protein, translating into MKRIIYLIVFLTFLVIPLQFQSMAILQDIWIDSKISQVYVYPQSAMIVREGKVELDQGRYRVIFDNILEVFDEKTINVETLQTGKENAKVTGVSIETEILSEEPEEKIRQLQNEISNLERENKRITNEKSGLSDKKEFLNSIIYLFQDQRMYGNSGNTSTLIPSTEQLEDIYTFLNDKLKENYNQTLICDFELETNQAKIDYLQKQILLISDSQRETKKVISVDLEVLRKSNFSIILSYFISGEVSWEPVYDARIDISENRIDFITYALVRQATGTDWKDVSLFLSTARPTISGQLPPIVPWILRPYQPDQRIGQKMEAPMAFREDTDAVSMSAVAEQEFSVPVEYGGTSVTFNIPEKTSIYSGSKQEKILISEQEMSGAFNYKTFPRGNPFVYFNTFLENDLAIPLLPGQVNIFLDSGFTGDTAIGYIPPGEDFDLSLGIAENVKVKRELLKKFRDQTVIANIPSLKITTKYEYKITVENFQDMNSFIEIFETVPISEDDRIQINIDQVTPEPKVKDWNDKKGVWMWEYLLEPHDKIEIGIVYSVIHPRDMQIVGLVD